Within the Pseudomonas fulva genome, the region CCAGCGGCCTGTCCACCCATGGCGGCGAAGTCGCCTTTCCCGGCGGCCGCCGCGACCCGGAAGACCGCGATCTGGTCGAAACCGCGCTGCGTGAGGCCGATGAGGAAATCGGCCTGCCGCCGGGGCTGGTGGAAATCGTCGGGCCGCTCAGTACCCTGGTTTCCCGGCATGGCATTCAGGTCACGCCCTACGTCGGGGTGGTGCCGGATTTCGTCGACTACCAGGCCAACGACGGCGAGATCGCCGCGGTGTTCTCGGTGCCGCTGGCGTTCTTCCGCAACGACCCCCGCGAGGTCACCCACCGTATCGATTACCTCGGGCACAGCTGGTACGTGCCGAGCTATCGCTATGGCGAGTACAAGATCTGGGGGCTGACGGCGATCATGCTGGTGGAGCTGGTCAATCTGGTCTTTGATGCCGACATCGACATGCGCCGCCCGCCCGAACATTACGTTCATCTAAAGTGAACCCGCCTGCGAGACTCCCGTCATGAAATACCGCCTGGGCAATGCCCGCGTCGACCAGCACCCGCAGAGCTGGATCGCCCCCAACGCCACGGTGATCGGCAACGTGC harbors:
- a CDS encoding CoA pyrophosphatase — encoded protein: MLDELLQRVRGYSPRFMETQEGFPEAAVLVPITRSDEPEVVLTLRASGLSTHGGEVAFPGGRRDPEDRDLVETALREADEEIGLPPGLVEIVGPLSTLVSRHGIQVTPYVGVVPDFVDYQANDGEIAAVFSVPLAFFRNDPREVTHRIDYLGHSWYVPSYRYGEYKIWGLTAIMLVELVNLVFDADIDMRRPPEHYVHLK